The following nucleotide sequence is from Nothobranchius furzeri strain GRZ-AD chromosome 6, NfurGRZ-RIMD1, whole genome shotgun sequence.
ACATTTTTGGGACCGAAtctaaataaactaaaatagATTACTCATTAATGATAACGCGTGAATCATCACGCACTTGATGCACATCCCAAAGTTTCGTAACGCTACTTATTTTTTCAGGCTGTGGTATTTCCACTCAGCTGAATAGTTGGCCCAGCTGGCTCCACCCTCCGTTACTCGGTCAGCTACGTGTTGAGAGTCTAACCAGCATCCCAGAGAGGGAACAACGTCAGCCTGTCTCTCTTCAGAGGAATCAATGAAGCCACCGCGCAGGATCATCAGCTCACAACTCTTCACTACAGTTTAGAAAAGACTTGACTTCCCTTCTTTTGACACTTTTCTCGACTCGGACTTCTTCCGTGTGGAAACAAATGATATCTGAACCCGTCGAACTGGggatcagagagagagaggaggtggGTGTCgggctgcttgtttctttgctTGCTTCGCGCATTAATTGTGGATACAAGTTATGGACTAGCTGCAGCAGTTTTTTTCTCTGAGCGTTAAGTAAACCATCCCAGAAAGTTCTTCAGGAAACTTTGCATAAACAGTCGCAAAGACGCGCAAAGCCCTGTTAGTACGGATTGGACAATGgcattaaaagccaaagtgtTATATGACTTCCACGCTGAAAACCCAGGAGAAATCTCCATAGCAGAGAGTGAGCTGGTGAGTGTGTTCACTGAGGAGGAGCTGGATGGCTGGCTGGAGGGGGAGAACAGCAGGGGAGAGGTTGGCCTCTTTCCTGCCTCATATGTTGACATCATCAGAGACCACATCAGCGCCAGCAACAACGGCTTCTCCTCACCTAAAACCATCACCCAGCCCCCTGCCCGTACCTCATCCTCTGACTCCCAGTCTCAGAGAGGATTTAAGGTCGGCAGTGGTGGGGGAAGCAGCTTCAACACCAGCCAGGGCAGTGATGATGACTGGGATGATGACTGGGATGACAGTTCTCCTGCAGCATATGAGCCTCAGGGTTTTGGCAGCACCCCTCCCATGTATCCGGTCGCCACCTCCTTGCCGACCCGCAGGAGTagccaacaacagcagcaggccaAGGGCTCGGCCACGGTGGGGAGAAACCTCAACCGGTTCTCCACCTTTGTCAAATCTGGAGGTGAGGCTTTCCTGCTTGGGGAAGCATCAGCTTTTGTGAAAGACGGGGACAAGATTGTCGTGGTGATGGGGAACCATGGACCACAGTGGCAGGAAGACCCCTACCCATTCACATGCACCATCGACGACCCCACTAAACAGACCAAGTTCAAAGGCATGAAGAGCTACATGTCCTATGGCCTTACCCCAACTCATACCAACATTCAAGTAAACCGCAGGTACAGGTTTTCCTCCTTTCCTCTCTATGCCCTTCTCATTTCTCCATATCCCTCCTCAAACCCGTCTCCTTTTTACCCACCTATAGGTACAAACATTTCGACTGGCTCTACGCTCGTCTTGTGGAGCGTTTCCCCGTCATCTCAGTGCCCCACCTGCCAGAGAAGCAGGCCACAGGCCGCTTCGAGGAGGACTTCATCTCCAAGAGGAGGAAGGGTTTGATTTGGTGGATGAACCACATGACCAGCCACCCAGTGCTGGCCCACTGTGATGTCTTCCAGCATTTCCTGACATGTGGGGCTGACGAGAAGGCCTGGAAAATGGGCAAGAGGAGGGCAGAAAGGGATGACCTGGTTG
It contains:
- the LOC107396763 gene encoding sorting nexin-18 encodes the protein MALKAKVLYDFHAENPGEISIAESELVSVFTEEELDGWLEGENSRGEVGLFPASYVDIIRDHISASNNGFSSPKTITQPPARTSSSDSQSQRGFKVGSGGGSSFNTSQGSDDDWDDDWDDSSPAAYEPQGFGSTPPMYPVATSLPTRRSSQQQQQAKGSATVGRNLNRFSTFVKSGGEAFLLGEASAFVKDGDKIVVVMGNHGPQWQEDPYPFTCTIDDPTKQTKFKGMKSYMSYGLTPTHTNIQVNRRYKHFDWLYARLVERFPVISVPHLPEKQATGRFEEDFISKRRKGLIWWMNHMTSHPVLAHCDVFQHFLTCGADEKAWKMGKRRAERDDLVGANFFLTISTPTVPLDLQEVENNIEGFKAFAKKMDENIVSMNTTITEFSRKQMTGFKKEYQKVGQSFRLLGQAFELDQQAFSASLNKALAYTGEAYEAIGEYFAEQPRQDLEPISDLLDLYRGHLANYPDIIHVQKGALTKVKDCPKQEGELNERCNIISCATLAEIQHFHRTRVRDFRSQMQHHLCQQISFFQKITAKLEEALHKYDDDQCVKASGP